Proteins encoded by one window of Rhodobacteraceae bacterium IMCC1335:
- a CDS encoding polysaccharide export protein encodes MIPLPIGFIRSYRFQPASRRWLARQIAGLICLSSVMACELPRVGPTRAEIIADLNTTEKNLIVEVDAAVARKTASIPALGFSNKFKSAAILGSDTIQPGDTLGLTIWESVESSLLAAQNSNSTILDEVQVDGEGYIFIPYAGRIKAAGHTPDSIRQHLTEILQVQTPDPQVQVRRSSGDGATVSVIGAVVQQGIYPIERPTRTLGAMLARAGGVTIEPEVAQITILRGSLLEKVWFQDLYNHPNTDISLRAGDRVLVETDTRAFTSLGSTGTQARIGFPTQTISAIEALALVGGLSPVTSDPQGIFVFRNEAAKTANHVLGRSDLTGEVKIVYILDLTKPTGIFIARDFTIRDQDTVYVTEAAFTQWNKLIAAVTGSLDAVNTINQSANTLSLKR; translated from the coding sequence ATGATCCCCTTACCTATCGGTTTTATACGGTCGTATCGCTTTCAACCGGCATCGCGCAGATGGCTGGCTCGCCAGATCGCGGGGCTTATCTGTTTAAGCAGCGTTATGGCGTGCGAATTGCCCAGAGTTGGCCCGACGCGAGCAGAGATTATTGCCGATTTAAACACCACTGAAAAAAATCTTATTGTCGAAGTTGACGCCGCCGTTGCACGAAAAACCGCTAGTATCCCTGCCTTGGGCTTTTCCAATAAATTCAAATCAGCCGCCATCCTGGGCTCTGATACGATACAGCCCGGTGATACATTAGGCCTGACGATTTGGGAAAGCGTGGAAAGCAGTCTTTTGGCGGCTCAAAACAGCAATTCAACGATCCTTGACGAAGTACAAGTGGATGGCGAGGGGTATATTTTCATTCCCTATGCTGGGCGGATCAAAGCAGCTGGGCATACACCTGACTCGATCCGCCAGCATTTAACGGAAATCTTGCAGGTGCAAACCCCTGACCCGCAGGTGCAAGTGCGCCGCAGCTCGGGAGATGGCGCGACCGTATCGGTGATTGGCGCCGTGGTGCAACAGGGCATCTATCCTATAGAACGCCCAACGCGAACGCTGGGTGCCATGCTGGCCCGAGCAGGCGGCGTGACCATCGAACCCGAGGTGGCGCAAATCACCATCTTACGCGGAAGTCTTTTGGAAAAGGTCTGGTTTCAAGACCTTTATAACCACCCGAACACCGATATTTCGCTGCGTGCAGGAGATAGAGTTCTTGTCGAGACCGACACACGCGCCTTCACCTCTTTAGGATCCACGGGCACACAAGCGCGCATCGGGTTTCCCACGCAAACGATCTCGGCAATCGAAGCCTTGGCCTTGGTGGGGGGCTTATCGCCCGTTACCTCTGACCCACAGGGCATTTTCGTGTTTCGCAATGAGGCCGCCAAAACCGCCAATCATGTCTTGGGCCGCTCGGATCTAACTGGCGAGGTTAAAATTGTTTATATTTTGGATTTAACAAAGCCAACAGGCATCTTTATCGCCCGCGATTTCACCATCCGTGATCAAGATACCGTTTACGTTACCGAGGCCGCCTTTACCCAATGGAACAAGCTTATTGCCGCCGTTACCGGATCTTTAGACGCTGTAAACACGATCAACCAATCCGCGAATACGCTCTCGTTAAAACGCTAA
- a CDS encoding capsule biosynthesis protein CapA, which translates to MNNDLQKKRMFLFLQGPHGPFFSQLACALESYGHATSQIGFNQGDKTFWANKRSFIPFTLPIDAWSGFLQREFREKQITDLVIYNDTRPFHKTAIQAAHAKGINVHIFEEGYLRPYWITYERNGSNGNSKLMSLAQSAVVPDHLILNPDTVPAPCHWGDMREHIFYGAVYHWCILCANRQFPNFTSHREISIRKEFRLHLKQLIFTPARMAARFWANLTLKFRTYPYHLILMQLQHDSAIQNHSPFKTNASFLEFVLRSFANNAAPHHHLVIKAHPLEDGRSEIAYHLRRLGAKFDINRRIHYLPGGKLAHVLDPALSVVTVNSTAGQQALWRGIPVKTLGKAIYNQNKFVSEQSLDAFFADPKAPNLPAYRAFRNFLLLTSQIPGGFYSKAGRQQAIARLAKKMFHPLDPYTAYLKGETTHNKQDGLASLPSAAALVAAE; encoded by the coding sequence ATGAACAATGACCTGCAGAAAAAACGTATGTTTCTTTTTCTACAAGGGCCGCATGGACCTTTTTTTTCACAGCTGGCATGTGCGCTTGAAAGCTATGGCCACGCCACCAGCCAAATTGGCTTTAATCAGGGCGATAAAACCTTTTGGGCAAATAAGCGAAGTTTTATTCCTTTCACTCTACCAATCGATGCGTGGAGCGGGTTTTTGCAACGAGAATTTCGAGAAAAGCAGATCACAGATCTTGTGATCTATAACGACACGCGCCCCTTCCATAAAACTGCCATTCAAGCCGCGCATGCCAAAGGTATAAACGTTCATATCTTTGAAGAAGGCTATTTAAGACCCTATTGGATCACCTATGAGCGCAACGGCAGCAATGGAAATTCAAAATTAATGTCCTTAGCGCAGAGCGCCGTTGTTCCAGATCACTTGATCCTCAATCCAGATACCGTGCCTGCTCCCTGTCATTGGGGGGATATGCGCGAGCATATTTTCTATGGCGCCGTCTATCATTGGTGCATTCTGTGCGCCAATCGTCAATTTCCCAATTTTACCTCGCATCGAGAGATCAGCATTAGGAAGGAATTTCGGCTTCATCTGAAGCAATTGATTTTTACGCCAGCGCGAATGGCGGCACGTTTCTGGGCAAATTTAACCTTAAAGTTTCGGACCTATCCCTATCATTTGATTTTGATGCAATTGCAGCATGACAGCGCAATTCAAAACCACTCTCCCTTCAAAACGAACGCCAGTTTTCTTGAATTCGTTCTTCGAAGTTTTGCAAATAACGCCGCGCCGCATCATCATCTTGTGATCAAAGCGCACCCTTTGGAAGACGGTCGTTCAGAGATCGCGTATCATTTGCGAAGACTAGGTGCAAAATTCGATATTAACAGGCGTATTCACTATCTTCCCGGCGGCAAGCTCGCGCATGTCTTAGATCCCGCACTCAGCGTTGTGACCGTCAATTCAACCGCCGGGCAACAAGCCTTATGGCGAGGTATTCCAGTTAAAACGCTGGGAAAGGCGATTTACAATCAAAATAAATTTGTCTCCGAGCAATCGCTTGATGCGTTTTTTGCAGACCCAAAAGCTCCAAATCTTCCAGCCTATCGGGCGTTTCGAAACTTTTTATTACTGACATCGCAAATACCTGGCGGGTTTTATTCAAAAGCCGGGCGGCAGCAAGCAATTGCCCGCCTTGCAAAGAAAATGTTTCATCCACTAGACCCCTATACCGCCTATTTAAAGGGTGAGACCACCCATAATAAGCAGGATGGTTTAGCATCCCTACCCTCCGCAGCTGCATTGGTGGCAGCCGAATGA
- a CDS encoding capsular polysaccharide biosynthesis protein, which yields MQAPLAHKKRRVVQSLHQKPVFWYSLGLLHKRCVARILALSGYQLTLGLPFAQAEVLIWGKSAAARRGQKIAKLFNAPLLYCEDAFLRSLFPARLGKEPPIGIMLDKGGFHYDPAQPSDLEQILQHEPLNDPHELQRAEDAISRLQDQHLSKYSAFDPRMPLPEPGFILLIDQTRGDGAVRASGGGQIDFDAMLAHAKAHFPDHKIIIRTHPETRFNLREGYFSARHCDSPQITLFNRATSPWHLLERAKAVYSFSSQLGFEAILAGHRPHIFGQPFYAGWGLTVDHKPMPWRSRKLSSSQLFLAAMIKYPIWYDAYRDRLCSLETILDNLEAKTRTWREDHQGWSASGISRWKRRHFRAFFGRYKSVKFQNTPSEGLKGNSRKRMVWASAQPSAGTSVTRIEDGFLRSQGLGANLVPPLSLICDDLGIYYDPSQESRLERILLKMPPLRADQTRRIKTLQRRLIDHNLTKYNLHRAYNLQQEKSCILVPGQVADDASVLCGGGPKGDNLSLLKRVRRANLNAFILYKPHPDVESNLRLCALPKKTVLRYADDCLENCGAAQALESCDEVHTGTSLMGFEALLRGISVTTYGQPFYAGWGFTNDLGPKIARRKLGLTLQEFLYGCLIIYPRYFDPVTRRACPVEVVVDRLLDPSAHRPSQANRALAKLQGWFAKPDPFWR from the coding sequence ATGCAAGCGCCTCTCGCTCATAAAAAACGCCGCGTGGTTCAATCACTGCACCAAAAGCCTGTTTTTTGGTATAGTTTAGGCCTTTTACACAAGCGCTGCGTAGCACGTATTCTGGCACTATCAGGATATCAGCTGACGCTGGGCCTTCCATTTGCGCAAGCTGAAGTTCTGATCTGGGGAAAATCGGCAGCCGCGCGGCGTGGCCAAAAGATAGCTAAGCTTTTCAACGCACCACTTCTTTATTGCGAAGATGCATTTTTACGATCTCTTTTTCCCGCTCGGTTAGGTAAGGAGCCCCCGATCGGCATAATGCTCGACAAAGGGGGCTTCCATTACGACCCGGCGCAACCCAGCGATCTGGAACAGATTCTGCAGCATGAACCGCTAAACGATCCACACGAGTTGCAGCGCGCAGAAGACGCAATATCTCGGCTTCAAGACCAGCACCTTTCCAAATATTCAGCCTTTGATCCGCGCATGCCGCTTCCCGAACCCGGGTTCATTTTGCTGATCGATCAAACCCGCGGCGATGGTGCTGTACGCGCGTCTGGCGGCGGGCAAATAGACTTCGACGCAATGCTTGCCCACGCAAAAGCCCATTTCCCCGATCATAAAATCATTATCAGAACCCACCCAGAAACGCGGTTCAATCTGCGCGAAGGTTATTTTTCAGCGCGGCATTGCGATAGCCCACAGATCACGCTTTTCAATCGCGCAACTTCGCCCTGGCATCTCTTGGAACGCGCCAAAGCAGTGTATAGCTTTTCGTCACAGCTAGGTTTTGAGGCGATTTTAGCGGGGCACCGCCCCCATATATTTGGGCAACCTTTTTATGCAGGCTGGGGCTTAACAGTGGATCACAAGCCTATGCCTTGGCGAAGCCGAAAGCTTAGCTCTAGCCAATTGTTTTTGGCGGCAATGATTAAATATCCAATTTGGTATGATGCCTATCGGGACCGCTTATGCAGTTTAGAAACCATATTAGACAATTTGGAAGCCAAAACCCGCACGTGGCGCGAAGATCATCAAGGCTGGTCTGCTTCGGGCATTAGCCGGTGGAAACGGCGGCATTTTCGGGCTTTTTTTGGCCGATACAAATCCGTGAAATTTCAAAACACACCCAGCGAAGGCCTAAAAGGGAACTCGCGCAAAAGGATGGTTTGGGCCAGCGCACAACCATCGGCCGGCACATCTGTCACGCGCATCGAAGACGGGTTCCTGCGCTCGCAGGGTTTGGGGGCTAATTTGGTGCCGCCGCTTTCCCTAATTTGTGACGATCTTGGCATTTATTACGACCCTTCCCAAGAAAGTCGGCTTGAGCGCATATTGTTAAAAATGCCGCCGCTTCGCGCGGATCAGACGCGGCGCATCAAAACGCTGCAAAGGCGGTTGATTGACCATAATCTGACAAAATACAATCTTCATAGAGCCTATAACCTGCAGCAAGAAAAAAGCTGCATCCTGGTGCCGGGACAAGTTGCCGATGATGCCTCTGTGCTGTGCGGCGGTGGCCCAAAGGGTGACAATCTATCGCTTTTAAAGCGCGTTAGGCGCGCCAATCTAAACGCCTTTATTCTTTATAAGCCGCACCCGGATGTGGAAAGCAATTTAAGGCTTTGCGCCTTACCTAAAAAAACTGTTCTGCGCTATGCCGATGATTGCCTCGAAAATTGTGGCGCAGCGCAGGCCCTTGAGAGCTGTGATGAGGTGCACACTGGCACATCACTGATGGGGTTTGAAGCGCTGCTACGCGGTATTTCCGTTACAACATATGGGCAACCATTTTATGCAGGCTGGGGATTCACCAATGATCTAGGGCCTAAAATCGCACGGCGCAAACTCGGCCTAACCTTGCAGGAATTTTTATACGGATGCCTGATAATATACCCGCGCTACTTTGATCCAGTCACGCGCAGGGCTTGCCCCGTTGAAGTGGTGGTAGATCGATTGCTGGACCCCAGTGCGCATCGCCCAAGCCAGGCGAACAGAGCGCTCGCCAAACTGCAGGGTTGGTTTGCCAAGCCCGATCCGTTTTGGCGTTAA
- the ribD gene encoding bifunctional diaminohydroxyphosphoribosylaminopyrimidine deaminase/5-amino-6-(5-phosphoribosylamino)uracil reductase RibD: protein MTHALALGRRNQGQCWPNPAVGCVIVKKGRVVGRGWTAIGGRPHAEAQALKRAGALAAGATAFVTLEPCAHQGQTSPCCDALIAAKVARVVIGAADPDPRVAGRGVAALKAAGIEVVEGVEAEAAAWDHAGFFNRILRGRPHIALKMAASFDGKSAMENGESQWITGPLARRWVHGMRARYDAVLVGGGTVRRDNPNLTVRDIGIERQPVRVVVSNGADLPETHHLAQTAKSVPVWICHGPQADKARLRAWQKLGAVLIECAADKNNLDLKDVAQRLAQKGLTRVFCEGGGALAAALLKEDLVDELMGVTAGLVLGARAEPVIGDLPINHLKEAKRFVAHKAQAIGPDLLQIWRRC, encoded by the coding sequence GGCCCAATCCGGCAGTGGGCTGCGTGATCGTAAAAAAGGGACGCGTTGTTGGCCGCGGTTGGACCGCGATAGGGGGGCGTCCGCATGCAGAAGCACAGGCGTTGAAACGCGCGGGCGCGTTGGCAGCGGGCGCCACTGCCTTTGTCACGTTAGAGCCCTGTGCGCATCAAGGGCAGACCAGTCCTTGTTGTGATGCGCTGATTGCGGCCAAAGTTGCGCGGGTTGTGATTGGTGCGGCAGATCCAGATCCCCGGGTTGCGGGGCGCGGGGTGGCAGCATTAAAAGCTGCTGGCATTGAGGTTGTTGAAGGAGTAGAGGCAGAGGCTGCTGCCTGGGATCACGCGGGCTTTTTTAATCGGATTCTGCGTGGCAGGCCGCATATAGCGTTGAAAATGGCGGCCAGCTTTGATGGCAAATCGGCGATGGAAAATGGCGAAAGCCAATGGATTACCGGGCCTTTGGCGCGGCGATGGGTGCATGGGATGCGGGCGCGCTATGATGCCGTTTTGGTTGGGGGGGGGACGGTGCGCCGTGACAATCCCAATCTGACCGTTCGGGATATCGGCATTGAGCGGCAGCCGGTACGTGTGGTGGTTAGCAATGGCGCTGATCTTCCCGAGACCCATCACTTGGCGCAAACGGCGAAAAGCGTGCCTGTCTGGATCTGCCATGGCCCTCAGGCCGATAAAGCGCGCTTACGGGCATGGCAAAAGCTTGGGGCGGTGTTGATCGAATGTGCGGCGGATAAAAACAATCTTGACCTTAAAGATGTTGCGCAGCGTTTGGCGCAAAAGGGCCTGACACGGGTCTTTTGCGAAGGCGGAGGGGCACTGGCAGCGGCTCTGCTGAAAGAAGACCTTGTCGATGAGCTGATGGGAGTCACTGCGGGGCTTGTGCTGGGCGCGCGCGCCGAGCCGGTGATCGGGGATTTGCCCATCAATCACTTGAAAGAGGCAAAGCGCTTCGTTGCGCATAAGGCGCAGGCCATTGGCCCCGATCTGTTGCAAATTTGGCGGCGCTGCTAG